A window of the Hevea brasiliensis isolate MT/VB/25A 57/8 chromosome 6, ASM3005281v1, whole genome shotgun sequence genome harbors these coding sequences:
- the LOC110659135 gene encoding protein SOSEKI 3, translating into MEARMKKYRQVSPERAKVWKERSPKYQQNRKVPVVYYLCRNRQLEHPHFIEVPSSSPDGLHLRDVIERLNVLRGRGMASMYSWSCKRSYKNGFVWHDLSEDDLILPAHGNEYVLKGSELFEETNSDRFAPVGTMKIQNLKQLPEPASSRCQDDSLSSSSMNGKETKNCQDDELSPPLQRSGSSGVSPESRNGKNSSWNGSLSLTEYRVYKSDGLADASTQTEENLSRAKSRETCTRGVSTDDGSLEHECNDNYQNRVPSVKEISDISESSVSPPPSSSGASSSGGKTETLESLIRADVNKINSFRILQEEEIRMPANARLKATNMLMQLISCGSISVKDHSFGLVPTYRPRFSHSKFASPLFSTSLMLGELDCLSENPRLMGLRLEDKEYYSGSLVETKMLKEEGDGLNTLKRSSSYNADSTCKQIDSAENNDESTSGRSKCIPRSKKASISKQPRSESIRSPLSDKPRNSSDEANGSESIHSSTSNSSSKRITEPVSGKKQSKKLDSFREGKEKVIKIEERLASGARVIIQSKAPCDAAVCSS; encoded by the exons ATGGAGGCGAGAATGAAGAAGTACAGACAAGTGAGTCCGGAGAGAGCAAAAGTGTGGAAAGAGAGGTCGCCGAAGTACCAGCAGAATCGGAAAGTGCCTGTGGTTTATTATCTCTGTAGGAATCGCCAGCTTGAACATCCTCACTTCATTGAAGTCCCTTCCTCTTCGCCGGACGGTCTCCATCTGAGAG ATGTGATTGAGAGGCTTAATGTGTTGAGGGGCAGAGGGATGGCTTCCATGTACTCATGGTCCTGCAAGAG AAGCTACAAAAATGGATTTGTTTGGCATGACCTCAGCGAGGATGACCTAATTCTTCCTGCTCATGGAAATGAATACGTTCTCAAAGGTTCTGAACTCTTTGAAGAAACGAATTCAG ATCGTTTTGCCCCGGTTGGAACcatgaaaattcaaaatttgaaacaaTTGCCAGAACCTGCATCTTCTAGATGTCAAGATGATTCCTTATCTTCTTCAAGCATGAATGGGAAGGAAACAAAGAATTGTCAGGATGATGAACTGTCCCCTCCGCTTCAGCGTTCTGGTTCCTCTGGTGTGTCACCAGAGTCTAGAAATGGCAAGAATTCCTCATGGAATGGTTCTCTAAGCTTGACAGAGTACAGGGTTTACAAGAGTGATGGATTAGCAGATGCTTCAACGCAGACTGAGGAAAATTTGAGCAGAGCTAAATCCCGAGAAACTTGTACAAGGGGTGTTTCAACTGATGATGGCTCATTAGAACATGAATGCAATGATAATTACCAAAACCGGGTTCCAAGTGTTAAGGAGATCTCTGATATAAGTGAGAGTTCAGTTTCCCCTCCACCGTCATCCTCTGGTGCATCTTCATCAGGTGGAAAGACTGAAACTTTGGAGTCCCTAATTAGGGCTGATGTTAATAAAATCAACAGTTTTAGGATCCTTCAAGAGGAAGAAATTCGAATGCCAGCCAATGCAAGGCTCAAAGCTACTAATATGTTAATGCAATTGATCTCCTGTGGGTCAATTTCAGTGAAAGATCACAGTTTTGGACTTGTACCAACCTACAGGCCAAGGTTTTCTCATTCAAAATTTGCTTCTCCATTGTTCTCAACTTCATTAATGTTAGGGGAGCTTGATTGTCTCTCAGAGAATCCAAGGTTGATGGGTCTGAGATTGGAAGACAAAGAATATTACAGTGGGAGCCTTGTCGAGACAAAAATGCTTAAGGAAGAAGGAGATGGACTGAATACTCTGAAGCGATCTTCTTCCTACAACGCTGACAG TACCTGTAAGCAAATAGATTCAGCTGAGAACAACGATGAGTCAACCTCGGGACGCTCAAAATGCATTCCAAGATCTAAGAAAGCCTCAATAAGCAAGCAACCAAGAAGTGAATCAATCAGATCACCCCTTTCTGATAAACCTCGAAACTCTTCTGATGAGGCCAATGGCTCTGAATCCATACACAGTAGCACATCCAACAGCAGCAGCAAAAGAATCACAGAACCTGTCTCGGGCAAAAAGCAATCAAAGAAACTTGATTCCTTCAGAGAAGGGAAAGAGAAAGTGATCAAAATAGAAGAAAG GCTTGCTTCAGGAGCTCGGGTTATAATCCAATCCAAAGCGCCATGTGATGCAGCTGTTTGCAGCTCATAG